A segment of the Solanum lycopersicum chromosome 9, SLM_r2.1 genome:
AGATGAGCGTTTCACTCCTATGAAGCTTTCAGATTTCCTTGCATATGCTGTTAAATCTTTGGGTCAGGTCCTCGTTCCTGAGATTGTTGCTTTATTTGACAAAACGATCAACGAGTTTGATAGCTTTGAAGACGTACTCAAGCTTTATGAAGGTGGGATTAAACTGCCAGACCATCATTTAAAAAAACTCAGGCAATGCATCCCATGGGAGATGCTCAAAGAACTAGTCCGCTCCGATGGTGAACCATTTCTCAAATTTCCGATGCCTGATGTAATCAAAGGTGCCAAAGGGCTTTCAAGCTTAAGATGCTTCCTGATATGTTAGATCTTGCATCATAAAATTGATAACTAATTAtaagcattttttttaaaattactgcAGTTGATAGGTCTGCCTGGAGGACAGATGAAGAGTTTGGACGGGAAATGCTAGCTGGAGTCAACCCTGTTATCATTCGACGTCTTCAGGTAACAAACAAGATTCATTGTACTAGATGGGTTTAATGATTTTTGCGCTCATGCATGTTTCTAACTCATCAAATGCTTATCAGGAGTTTCCCCCGGCTAGCACGTTGGATCCTGAAGTATATGGTAATCAGACCAGTTCAATCAAAAGGGAGCACATAGAGAAAAACATGGATGGAGTAACTGTAGATGAAGTAAATTCCTGACCTATTTTCCTCTTGCACTTGAATATACCGAAGAAGCCTTGGGAAAATATGACGAAGGCTTTCTTTATTTCCTGAAACAACTTGATTTTTGTCTAAGAAAATATAGTAATGATTATCTGAACTTGTGGGTGCAGGCTATTGAGGGTAATAGGCTGTTCATTTTAGACCATCATGATGCATTGTTGCCTTACCTAAGACGGATTAATACAACAAAAACGAAGACTTATGCCAGTCGGACTCTCCTTTTTCTTCAAGATAATGGAACATTGAGGCCACTTGCAATTGAGTTGAGCTTACCTCATCCACAAGGAGATAAACATGGTGCCACCAGCCTTGTATTTACACCAGCTGACGAGggtgttgaaggcactgtctgGCAGCTGGCCAAAGCTTATGCCGCTGTAAATGATTCTGGCTATCATCAGCTTATCAGTCATTGGTAAACTTCTTAGAAAAGTAGATGCAAAGATGTAAATGTTTCATGGTATTCCAAATAAATTTAGTTCATTAATATCAACTCAACTTGCAGGTTAAATACTCATGCAACAATAGAGCCATTTGTGATTGCTGCGAATAGACATTTGAGCGTACTACATCCAATATTCAAGCTTTTACAACCTCATTTCCGTGATACCATGTATATAAATGCTTTGGCTCGGCAGATACTCATCAATGCAGGTGGAATACTTGAGCTGACAGTTTTTCCAGGGAAATATGCCATGGAAATGTCATCTATTGTCTATAAAAGCTGGGTGTTCACCGAGCAAGGACTTCCTGCTGATCTTCTTAAGAGGTCTGTGCAAAGCTTTGACTTATAAACTCCATCGCAGTATCGATCTTATCCAAATCTAACACCCCACTTTCTTTACCGCAGAGGAATAGCAGTGCCAGACTCAAGCCAACCCTATGGCCTTAAACTTCTAATTGAGGATTATCCTTTTGCTGTAGATGGGCTTGAGGTTTGGGCAGCAATCGAAGCCTGGGTTCATGACTACTGTTCATTCTATTACTTAACAGATGAAGTGATCCGTGATGACACTGAACTCCAGTCTTGGTGGATGGAAGTTCGCAATGAAGGTCATGGTGACTTGAAAGATGAACCATGGTGGCCTCAGATGCAGACACGCTCTGAACTCATTGAAACATGCACAACTATCATATGGGTGGCTTCTGCTCTTCATGCTGCTGTCAACTTCGGGCAGTATCCTTATGCTGGTTACCTCCCAAATCGCCCAACAGTAAGTCGTCGATTCATGCCTGAGCCAGGCACTCCTGAGTATGCTGAACTTGAATCTAATCCTGACGTTGCCTACCTAAAGACAATCACAGCCCAGTTCCAAACTCTGCTAGGTGTTTCATTAATTGAAATATTGTCACGACATTCTTCAGAAGAGATATATCTGGGACAGAGAGAAAATCCAGAGTGGACTTCAGATGTTGAACCACGACAATCATTTCAAAGATTCCACGACAGATTAGTAGACATTGAGAACAGAATAGTGGAAAGGAACAGTGACAGCAGATGGAAGAATCGCAACGGACCAGTTAAGGTGCCATATATGTTACTATACCCCAATGCCTCAGGTGACAACAGTGAAAGTGGACTTACTGGTAAAGGAATTCCCAATAGTGTCTCAATTTGACATGTTCTACAAAGCGAATATAATAGCCTGATTGGCAACATATAGTGTGCATACCCATTCTTCTATGTCAATATTTATTTAGCCAAATTCTATCATTGTTATGTGTGTTTCTGCTTGGACTTCATGACTGAGCCCAAGAAGGGAAAATGCAGTACTGCATCCTTGTATATAGCTAAAGTCAACACATCACAGTaactttttcctattttttctgTATCTACAAATGATTTTATGGTTTCTGGACAATGATCCTATGTATGAAATGCAGCTAAAAGCACATATGCTAAATCTATTGGTATTGGTTGATAATATTTGAAGTTCTTCAATGAACAGATCCATTAAGATCAATGAAGAGACTTAAAAAAACTGACACATACCGTAAAGCTAATGATACTCTTGATAcagttactttttttaaaagtgcTGTGGAAGTATCGAGTGAAATTGTCTCTCATTAATGTTTAATttgacaagattaaaaaatgaatcaatAAGAAATATGATAGTTAGGAGGATAATTTTTCATTGGTAGAAAAGTCAAAGATAACACCTTTTTGTAGGTGAAATTTAGATGAACAATAAATTGGTTCCACAAGGTAAATCTTGACATTTTGACATATTGTGATGTCAGGGATAACATCAATAGGAATAATTCACTTCTATAAATAGGTAGCTCCTAATTCATTTGAAACACATCTCACACTTGCCTTCTCATCTCGAAAGgcatttgttcttctttctctctctcttagtatttcacttgtactcttttggagtgaaataaatattggttgGTTGTGTTCGAGGAATaggcaaaagaaaacaaaaatttaccAAACCtcgttaattttttattttctttttattgttgtctcatttattatttattagctaCCTTTAGATATAGTAGTTGTGATTCCATCACTCTCTATATATTCGACTTCCGtaacaattaattatattaaacatAAGAGAATTTTAAATAGGTATGCGATCATGTGATAGTAACAAAAGAGTCTTTGAGCAACAATAAAGTTGTCTACACACAGACTTATAGCTTATAGGTAATATGTTCGAACTATAAGATCAACCATTTAAACTGCCTACATAACATCCTCAATCCCAAACAACGCAACCTACCTACTTAACACCCCTTGAGATGCGAtcctttattttttagattacACATCAAGCtgctttttttatttgtggTATTAACATATACTAGTACTAATTTGAGTTCAAATGAATTTGATACCAATACAGCTCAAAGGGCATATAATATTTGTGAAAgagaatattttatgaatatagtGTGTAAAGACGCAGTCTGACAATGATAGTTACCTCACATCAGCTTAACTCTAAGTCCACCTGAAACAGAATAATTGTGTCAGTGAAAgagttaaaatttttttaaataatgttcAGAAATAACAATTTGTTATGTTAAGAATGTTCAAATAAGTTATTTAATCATTtcgtatattattttatttgtatatatgctAATTTTTTCCTACAAAGGATGAACACCCTTGACAGTATGTGACTATATCATTGCATTGAGCCCTTGAAATATGTACGACTAAAAATAAAGGTTGTCTTTTATCGtgaattattatgatatgaaaaatattttttcacgcATTTCCAATCGTAACagatcattaaaaaaatacgGATCGAAAACAAGTCCTTgctaataattttctttttgaggaAATCATTTTATGGTATTTTAATATGACACAAGTATTTTATTTTCCatgagaaaattattttctgaTATTTAATTACAAGATAATGTTAAATGATTCGAGATCTACATTAAATTTAACACACTTGCAACTACTTTCTCTGTcccaattaattaatatttacaaCTGCTAATATTTAATGTGGATTGCTTATGGAATATGTATTTAAATCTCATCAAACAGCTTATTACTCGGATCTTGATtgtttgctattttttttaatgggaatattttaaaacattatattttgttgaCAAGTTTTAATTGGATAAGAACAACGCTTGTActgtattataattttataatataacatattatactaaaatctcttactttaataaaaacaatatctAAATAGACTGTGTCAGTTTTTATTGTCGTGCAATGTTACACGTTAGGATTAAACCTAATTAAAAACATGTGGGAATGTGAGGTAAAGTTGCTATAACAAAGTTGGAGTAAAcgataaaatataatacataaatttgcTTTTTAACTTGACCTTATTTCACAtttttatgcccttcaactatATAAACAGTAGACATATGAGTCCTACGTAACATAATATGTGTAGAAGGATGTCATGTCGGATGAGTTTGTATAgttattcaactttatataaatttaaatgactACTTATACACACTCATAATTgaaagatataaatataaactgagatcaaattaaaaaatatacttgtgcattatgccttttataataaaaagcaaagataaaataaagaaaaaaataacaatataattgcaccaaattaattttcttataaaataaggaagttaaataataatcatacaaATAATTAACAATCATACAAACAAGGTTGACAAGTCAATGTGagaatattttaatgtattttattttcttatgccCAATTGAATATCAAGTCAACTTTTCCCAGCTAAGACTATTGAAAATTTCTTAAGACAATCGTGGTTCCCTCGATTGATCCAAGTTGGGAAGTAATCCAATAATTTATACAAGTAATCTAATATATGTTGTTCGGAGTCTTAAAACAATACGCTACTAATATTCTTGAAAAGTCCGAACAACGTAGATTATAAAAGGACACAAGTCTACTATTGTTGTGTGCCTCAAGAAAAGTTCATATACAACTCAAAACATCTCTTTAGCATTTTGTCCATTTTACTCAATGGGTTGTGCAGAGATACTGGAGAAATTGCTGGAAACAGTTTGCGGTAAACAGCGCGATGTTCCAGTAGAACGCGACGCCGTTAAGATCAAGGGAACAGTTGtattgatgaagaagaatgttTTGAACTTCAAGGATGCTGGTTCTGCCTTCCTTGATCGAATGCACGAGCTGTTTGGTAAACGCGTTACCATACAGCTCGTTAGTGCTGAACATGCTGATCCTGGTAATTACATTGTCTTCTCATTTTATTATGAAGAGATGCATAGAGAActtgttagttttttttatagagtGGCTAGAATGCAGAGTGAGAAGAAAACTCTGTAAATCATTGTATGCCTGGTTAGTTGTTAGTCCTTTTAGTAAAAGATGATAACTCTGCCGTCTGGACCAATTTGTTTGCACATCGATTAATTTTAAGAGATACATGTTACGTTCCACTTGTACATATACTAAGTAACTCTGTATATTAAAGCTTGGACATATGGGAAGAAAATCATCTATATTATTTTTGCCTCTGTTAAGATGTGTACCTGAGACTTCGTGGTTCTCAACGTACTTTTggatac
Coding sequences within it:
- the LOC101257007 gene encoding probable linoleate 9S-lipoxygenase 5 isoform X2; translation: MTFPFLTAACFSHKEMLEKWLGVVCGKNNIDTIDENNIHINGQKVRGTVVLMKKNVLDFTDVGASLLDRFHEVIGKGVSLQLISADHAEPGNGCTGKLGQPAFLEKWISTLTSISAGDATFNVTFDWDESMGVPGAFIIKNYHHSQFYLRTVVLEDVPGHGELHFVCNSWVYPEHRYKYDRVFFANKTYLPSNTPEPLRPYREQELLSLRGSGSGKLKEWDRVYDYAFYNDLGFPDKGPDYVRPVLGGSKEYPYPRRGRTSRRATKTDPMSESRLPPLGLDIYVPRDERFTPMKLSDFLAYAVKSLGQVLVPEIVALFDKTINEFDSFEDVLKLYEGGIKLPDHHLKKLRQCIPWEMLKELVRSDGEPFLKFPMPDVIKVDRSAWRTDEEFGREMLAGVNPVIIRRLQEFPPASTLDPEVYGNQTSSIKREHIEKNMDGVTVDEAIEGNRLFILDHHDALLPYLRRINTTKTKTYASRTLLFLQDNGTLRPLAIELSLPHPQGDKHGATSLVFTPADEGVEGTVWQLAKAYAAVNDSGYHQLISHWLNTHATIEPFVIAANRHLSVLHPIFKLLQPHFRDTMYINALARQILINAGGILELTVFPGKYAMEMSSIVYKSWVFTEQGLPADLLKRGIAVPDSSQPYGLKLLIEDYPFAVDGLEVWAAIEAWVHDYCSFYYLTDEVIRDDTELQSWWMEVRNEGHGDLKDEPWWPQMQTRSELIETCTTIIWVASALHAAVNFGQYPYAGYLPNRPTVSRRFMPEPGTPEYAELESNPDVAYLKTITAQFQTLLGVSLIEILSRHSSEEIYLGQRENPEWTSDVEPRQSFQRFHDRLVDIENRIVERNSDSRWKNRNGPVKVPYMLLYPNASGDNSESGLTGKGIPNSVSI
- the LOC101257007 gene encoding probable linoleate 9S-lipoxygenase 5 isoform X3, coding for MLEKWLGVVCGKNNIDTIDENNIHINGQKVRGTVVLMKKNVLDFTDVGASLLDRFHEVIGKGVSLQLISADHAEPGNGCTGKLGQPAFLEKWISTLTSISAGDATFNVTFDWDESMGVPGAFIIKNYHHSQFYLRTVVLEDVPGHGELHFVCNSWVYPEHRYKYDRVFFANKTYLPSNTPEPLRPYREQELLSLRGSGSGKLKEWDRVYDYAFYNDLGFPDKGPDYVRPVLGGSKEYPYPRRGRTSRRATKTDPMSESRLPPLGLDIYVPRDERFTPMKLSDFLAYAVKSLGQVLVPEIVALFDKTINEFDSFEDVLKLYEGGIKLPDHHLKKLRQCIPWEMLKELVRSDGEPFLKFPMPDVIKVDRSAWRTDEEFGREMLAGVNPVIIRRLQEFPPASTLDPEVYGNQTSSIKREHIEKNMDGVTVDEAIEGNRLFILDHHDALLPYLRRINTTKTKTYASRTLLFLQDNGTLRPLAIELSLPHPQGDKHGATSLVFTPADEGVEGTVWQLAKAYAAVNDSGYHQLISHWLNTHATIEPFVIAANRHLSVLHPIFKLLQPHFRDTMYINALARQILINAGGILELTVFPGKYAMEMSSIVYKSWVFTEQGLPADLLKRGIAVPDSSQPYGLKLLIEDYPFAVDGLEVWAAIEAWVHDYCSFYYLTDEVIRDDTELQSWWMEVRNEGHGDLKDEPWWPQMQTRSELIETCTTIIWVASALHAAVNFGQYPYAGYLPNRPTVSRRFMPEPGTPEYAELESNPDVAYLKTITAQFQTLLGVSLIEILSRHSSEEIYLGQRENPEWTSDVEPRQSFQRFHDRLVDIENRIVERNSDSRWKNRNGPVKVPYMLLYPNASGDNSESGLTGKGIPNSVSI
- the LOC101257007 gene encoding probable linoleate 9S-lipoxygenase 5 isoform X1, whose product is MHIVKKTDIATVTLIGKMLEKWLGVVCGKNNIDTIDENNIHINGQKVRGTVVLMKKNVLDFTDVGASLLDRFHEVIGKGVSLQLISADHAEPGNGCTGKLGQPAFLEKWISTLTSISAGDATFNVTFDWDESMGVPGAFIIKNYHHSQFYLRTVVLEDVPGHGELHFVCNSWVYPEHRYKYDRVFFANKTYLPSNTPEPLRPYREQELLSLRGSGSGKLKEWDRVYDYAFYNDLGFPDKGPDYVRPVLGGSKEYPYPRRGRTSRRATKTDPMSESRLPPLGLDIYVPRDERFTPMKLSDFLAYAVKSLGQVLVPEIVALFDKTINEFDSFEDVLKLYEGGIKLPDHHLKKLRQCIPWEMLKELVRSDGEPFLKFPMPDVIKVDRSAWRTDEEFGREMLAGVNPVIIRRLQEFPPASTLDPEVYGNQTSSIKREHIEKNMDGVTVDEAIEGNRLFILDHHDALLPYLRRINTTKTKTYASRTLLFLQDNGTLRPLAIELSLPHPQGDKHGATSLVFTPADEGVEGTVWQLAKAYAAVNDSGYHQLISHWLNTHATIEPFVIAANRHLSVLHPIFKLLQPHFRDTMYINALARQILINAGGILELTVFPGKYAMEMSSIVYKSWVFTEQGLPADLLKRGIAVPDSSQPYGLKLLIEDYPFAVDGLEVWAAIEAWVHDYCSFYYLTDEVIRDDTELQSWWMEVRNEGHGDLKDEPWWPQMQTRSELIETCTTIIWVASALHAAVNFGQYPYAGYLPNRPTVSRRFMPEPGTPEYAELESNPDVAYLKTITAQFQTLLGVSLIEILSRHSSEEIYLGQRENPEWTSDVEPRQSFQRFHDRLVDIENRIVERNSDSRWKNRNGPVKVPYMLLYPNASGDNSESGLTGKGIPNSVSI